A region from the Rhodamnia argentea isolate NSW1041297 chromosome 7, ASM2092103v1, whole genome shotgun sequence genome encodes:
- the LOC115749507 gene encoding protein DEHYDRATION-INDUCED 19 homolog 6-like isoform X3, whose product MRVLQLCHLSASYSACVLQRRSLPPTCRKESEQYITREGYHRTHPCSSADQYRKIAPFSSLLPPLPRSPKTPFLLLRNPTFPGETKRDSIRGRAVDMDVDFRSSRVHSSRRLSAIQALGLHYDNHIVLDDSEGDDDFRAFFPCPFCYMEIDVNILCKHLQNEHCFDLKNAVCPLCAANLGKDATRHFIEHHTSSFKRRKRSNKSGFWTASSASLSRELSSFLGSSAHVKGNVSETTPEPLLTPFLHNFPFLDPDQAQQEEVEDASSTDSPATSDGKSIVEALVWCK is encoded by the exons atgcGCGTTTTGCAGCTGTGCCACTTGTCGGCTTCCTATTCAGCTTGTGTGCTTCAGAGAAGAAGCCTTCCTCCCACTTGCAGAAAGGAGAGTGAGCAGTATATAACGAGGGAGGGATACCACCGCACACACCCTTGTTCCTCAGCTGATCAATATAGAAAGATAGcccctttctcttctctccttcctcctctcccCAGATCACCGAAGACCCCTTTCCTGCTTCTCCGGAACCCGACGTTTCCCGGCGAGACCAAGCGTGACAGCATTCGTGGGAGAGCTGTAGATATGGACGTTGACTTCCGGTCTTCGCGCGTTCACTCCTCCAGGCGCCTCTCTGCCATCCAAGCTCTCGGGCTTCATTATG ATAATCACATAGTATTAGATGATTCAGAAGGAGATGATGACTTCAGGGCTTTTTTTCCCTGCCCCTTCTGTTACATGGAAATCGATGTAAATATTCTCTGCAAACACTTGCAGAATGAACACTGCTTCGACTTGAAAAATGCG GTCTGCCCTCTCTGTGCCGCAAATTTAGGAAAAGATGCCACCAGGCATTTCATAGAACACCATACTAGTTCGTTTAAG AGGAGGAAACGATCCAATAAGTCTGGATTCTGGACTGCTAGCTCAGCATCTCTCAGCAGGGAGCTTAGCTCGTTTCTTGGGTCTTCAGCGCATGTTAAGGGAAATGTATCTGAGACGACACCTGAGCCGCTCCTCACACCTTTCCTACACAATTTTCCATTCTTAGATCCCGATCAAGCTCAACAAGAGGAAGTTGAGGATGCTTCCTCTACGGATTCACCAGCAACTTCTGATGGAAAAAG TATTGTGGAAGCGTTGGTATGGTGTAAATAA
- the LOC115749507 gene encoding protein DEHYDRATION-INDUCED 19 homolog 6-like isoform X1: MRVLQLCHLSASYSACVLQRRSLPPTCRKESEQYITREGYHRTHPCSSADQYRKIAPFSSLLPPLPRSPKTPFLLLRNPTFPGETKRDSIRGRAVDMDVDFRSSRVHSSRRLSAIQALGLHYDNHIVLDDSEGDDDFRAFFPCPFCYMEIDVNILCKHLQNEHCFDLKNAVCPLCAANLGKDATRHFIEHHTSSFKRRKRSNKSGFWTASSASLSRELSSFLGSSAHVKGNVSETTPEPLLTPFLHNFPFLDPDQAQQEEVEDASSTDSPATSDGKSASLDEGEGQDYGTRMQRAAFVQELMASPTYCQVLAFVHPLPSRRAVGADPGA, encoded by the exons atgcGCGTTTTGCAGCTGTGCCACTTGTCGGCTTCCTATTCAGCTTGTGTGCTTCAGAGAAGAAGCCTTCCTCCCACTTGCAGAAAGGAGAGTGAGCAGTATATAACGAGGGAGGGATACCACCGCACACACCCTTGTTCCTCAGCTGATCAATATAGAAAGATAGcccctttctcttctctccttcctcctctcccCAGATCACCGAAGACCCCTTTCCTGCTTCTCCGGAACCCGACGTTTCCCGGCGAGACCAAGCGTGACAGCATTCGTGGGAGAGCTGTAGATATGGACGTTGACTTCCGGTCTTCGCGCGTTCACTCCTCCAGGCGCCTCTCTGCCATCCAAGCTCTCGGGCTTCATTATG ATAATCACATAGTATTAGATGATTCAGAAGGAGATGATGACTTCAGGGCTTTTTTTCCCTGCCCCTTCTGTTACATGGAAATCGATGTAAATATTCTCTGCAAACACTTGCAGAATGAACACTGCTTCGACTTGAAAAATGCG GTCTGCCCTCTCTGTGCCGCAAATTTAGGAAAAGATGCCACCAGGCATTTCATAGAACACCATACTAGTTCGTTTAAG AGGAGGAAACGATCCAATAAGTCTGGATTCTGGACTGCTAGCTCAGCATCTCTCAGCAGGGAGCTTAGCTCGTTTCTTGGGTCTTCAGCGCATGTTAAGGGAAATGTATCTGAGACGACACCTGAGCCGCTCCTCACACCTTTCCTACACAATTTTCCATTCTTAGATCCCGATCAAGCTCAACAAGAGGAAGTTGAGGATGCTTCCTCTACGGATTCACCAGCAACTTCTGATGGAAAAAG CGCTTCATTGGACGAGGGTGAGGGACAAGACTATGGAACAAGAATGCAGAGAGCAGCATTTGTTCAAGAGTTGATGGCC TCCCCCACTTATTGTCAGGTGCTAGCATTTGTGCATCCTTTACCAAGCAGACGAGCTGTGGGTGCTGATCCTGGTGCTTGA
- the LOC115749507 gene encoding protein DEHYDRATION-INDUCED 19 homolog 6-like isoform X2: MRVLQLCHLSASYSACVLQRRSLPPTCRKESEQYITREGYHRTHPCSSADQYRKIAPFSSLLPPLPRSPKTPFLLLRNPTFPGETKRDSIRGRAVDMDVDFRSSRVHSSRRLSAIQALGLHYDNHIVLDDSEGDDDFRAFFPCPFCYMEIDVNILCKHLQNEHCFDLKNAVCPLCAANLGKDATRHFIEHHTSSFKRRKRSNKSGFWTASSASLSRELSSFLGSSAHVKGNVSETTPEPLLTPFLHNFPFLDPDQAQQEEVEDASSTDSPATSDGKSASLDEGEGQDYGTRMQRAAFVQELMASTIF, encoded by the exons atgcGCGTTTTGCAGCTGTGCCACTTGTCGGCTTCCTATTCAGCTTGTGTGCTTCAGAGAAGAAGCCTTCCTCCCACTTGCAGAAAGGAGAGTGAGCAGTATATAACGAGGGAGGGATACCACCGCACACACCCTTGTTCCTCAGCTGATCAATATAGAAAGATAGcccctttctcttctctccttcctcctctcccCAGATCACCGAAGACCCCTTTCCTGCTTCTCCGGAACCCGACGTTTCCCGGCGAGACCAAGCGTGACAGCATTCGTGGGAGAGCTGTAGATATGGACGTTGACTTCCGGTCTTCGCGCGTTCACTCCTCCAGGCGCCTCTCTGCCATCCAAGCTCTCGGGCTTCATTATG ATAATCACATAGTATTAGATGATTCAGAAGGAGATGATGACTTCAGGGCTTTTTTTCCCTGCCCCTTCTGTTACATGGAAATCGATGTAAATATTCTCTGCAAACACTTGCAGAATGAACACTGCTTCGACTTGAAAAATGCG GTCTGCCCTCTCTGTGCCGCAAATTTAGGAAAAGATGCCACCAGGCATTTCATAGAACACCATACTAGTTCGTTTAAG AGGAGGAAACGATCCAATAAGTCTGGATTCTGGACTGCTAGCTCAGCATCTCTCAGCAGGGAGCTTAGCTCGTTTCTTGGGTCTTCAGCGCATGTTAAGGGAAATGTATCTGAGACGACACCTGAGCCGCTCCTCACACCTTTCCTACACAATTTTCCATTCTTAGATCCCGATCAAGCTCAACAAGAGGAAGTTGAGGATGCTTCCTCTACGGATTCACCAGCAACTTCTGATGGAAAAAG CGCTTCATTGGACGAGGGTGAGGGACAAGACTATGGAACAAGAATGCAGAGAGCAGCATTTGTTCAAGAGTTGATGGCCTCGACCATTTTCTAA
- the LOC115749506 gene encoding elongation factor Tu, chloroplastic has protein sequence MAISTSASSKLIYPCPASSSAAGPTRALPSTTAIFRTKLTPAQLSSSFITPFAPTSNASATAPARRRRGAFTVRAARGKFERKKPHVNIGTIGHVDHGKTTLTAALTMALASMGGSAPKKYDEIDAAPEERARGITINTATVEYETENRHYAHVDCPGHADYVKNMITGAAQMDGAILVVSGADGPMPQTKEHILLAKQVGVPNMVVFLNKQDQVDDEELLQLVELEVRELLSSYEFPGDDIPIISGSALLALEALMANPSIKRGENQWVDKIYELMDSVDSYIPIPQRQTDLPFLLAIEDVFSITGRGTVATGRVERGTVRVGETVDLVGLRETRNTTVTGVEMFQKTLDEAMAGDNVGLLLRGIQKIDIQRGMVLAKPGTITPHTKFEAIVYVLKKEEGGRHSPFFAGYRPQFYMRTTDVTGRVTSIMNDKDEESKMVMPGDRVKMVVELIMPVACEQGMRFAIREGGKTVGAGVIQSIIE, from the exons ATGGCGATTTCTACCTCGGCCTCGTCGAAGCTCATCTACCCATGTCCCGCCTCATCCTCCGCGGCCGGCCCAACTCGCGCTCTCCCCTCCACCACCGCCATCTTCCGCACCAAGCTCACGCCGGCCCAGCTGTCCTCCTCCTTCATCACCCCCTTCGCTCCTACTTCCAACGCCTCCGCCACCGCCCCCGCCCGCCGGCGCCGCGGAGCCTTCACCGTGCGCGCGGCTCGCGGGAAGTTCGAGAGGAAGAAGCCCCACGTCAACATCGGCACCATCGGGCACGTCGACCACGGGAAGACCACGCTCACCGCCGCTCTGACCATGGCCTTGGCGTCCATGGGGGGCAGCGCGCCCAAGAAGTACGACGAAATCGATGCCGCTCCTGAGGAGCGCGCCAGAG GTATCACCATCAACACAGCCACTGTGGAATACGAGACTGAGAACCGCCACTATGCCCACGTCGACTGCCCCGGACATGCCGACTACGTGAAGAATATGATCACTGGTGCTGCCCAGATGGACGGTGCTATTCTTGTCGTTTCTGGTGCCGATGGCCCAATGCCACAGACCAAGGAGCACATACTGTTGGCTAAGCAAGTTGGTGTGCCTAACATGGTGGTTTTCCTGAACAAGCAGGACCAGGTTGATGATGAGGAGCTTTTGCAGCTTGTAGAGTTGGAAGTCAGGGAGTTGCTCTCTTCCTATGAATTTCCTGGTGATGATATCCCCATCATCTCTGGTTCTGCCTTGTTAGCTTTGGAGGCTTTGATGGCAAATCCCAGCATCAAACGCGGGGAGAACCAATGGGTCGACAAAATCTATGAACTGATGGATTCTGTGGATAGTTACATCCCCATTCCACAAAGGCAAACTGATCTCCCCTTTTTGCTGGCCATTGAAGATGTGTTCTCAATCACTGGTCGTGGTACTGTGGCTACTGGCCGTGTTGAGAGAGGTACTGTCAGAGTCGGAGAAACGGTGGACCTTGTTGGTTTGAGAGAGACGAGGAATACAACAGTTACTGGAGTAGAAATGTTCCAGAAGACGCTTGACGAGGCAATGGCAGGGGATAACGTGGGTTTGTTGCTCAGAGGTATTCAGAAGATCGATATCCAAAGAGGGATGGTTTTGGCCAAGCCCGGAACTATTACCCCGCACACTAAGTTTGAGGCCATCGTGTACGTGTTGAAAAAGGAGGAGGGGGGTAGGCACTCGCCGTTCTTCGCCGGCTACCGTCCCCAATTCTACATGAGGACTACTGATGTCACCGGAAGGGTGACTTCAATCATGAATGATAAAGATGAGGAGTCCAAGATGGTTATGCCCGGCGACCGTGTTAAGATGGTGGTCGAGCTAATTATGCCCGTGGCTTGTGAGCAGGGAATGAGGTTTGCTATCAGAGAAGGTGGAAAGACAGTGGGAGCGGGTGTTATTCAGTCCATCATTGAGTGA
- the LOC115749562 gene encoding uncharacterized protein LOC115749562 — protein sequence MQDQIGIPACFSSGEKLSDDQAAVMRSGQSVFMSIYRTKIADQCRLITITWCKNLMLRGLSVSVEGPQGENQYNCKVELKPWYFWRKQGSKHFTVEGKVVDIFWDLKAAKFNGETEPNSEYYVAVVCDEEVVLLVGDLKKDAYRKTGCRPALIDPILVSKKEHIFSKKKFSTRAKFYEKDGCHEISIECKNRNFSSGSIGNGSSLNGIEPEMEIRIDGQLAIHVKHLQWKFRGNESIYVNKLRVEVYWDVHDWLFSPGLRHALFIFKPILSSISVSSASSPYASTPLSSQTESSGSVDGISASGSTEFCLFLYAWKFE from the coding sequence ATGCAAGACCAGATTGGGATTCCGGCTTGCTTTTCATCCGGTGAGAAGCTGAGCGATGATCAGGCTGCTGTGATGAGGTCCGGCCAGAGCGTTTTCATGTCCATTTACCGTACGAAGATTGCCGATCAGTGCAGATTGATCACCATCACATGGTGCAAGAATTTGATGCTTCGTGGCCTCTCGGTGTCTGTCGAAGGCCCCCAAGGAGAGAACCAGTACAACTGCAAAGTGGAGCTCAAACCGTGGTACTTTTGGAGGAAACAAGGGTCTAAGCACTTCACGGTTGAGGGTAAAGTTGTCGACATTTTCTGGGACCTCAAAGCGGCGAAATTTAACGGCGAAACTGAGCCGAACTCTGAGTACTATGTTGCCGTCGTCTGCGACGAGGAAGTTGTTCTGCTTGTTGGGGATCTGAAGAAGGATGCTTATAGGAAGACTGGTTGTAGGCCGGCTCTTATCGATCCAATTTTAGTTTCGAAGAAAGAGCATATATTCAGTAAAAAGAAGTTCTCCACAAGGGCTAAGTTTTACGAGAAGGACGGATGCCACGAGATATCGATCGAATGTAAGAACAGGAATTTCAGCAGTGGGAGCATCGGCAATGGCAGTTCGCTAAACGGGATCGAACCAGAAATGGAGATAAGGATCGACGGGCAATTGGCAATCCATGTGAAACACCTCCAGTGGAAATTCAGAGGTAATGAGTCCATCTATGTTAACAAGCTTAGAGTGGAAGTCTATTGGGATGTCCATGACTGGCTTTTTAGTCCTGGCCTAAGGCATGCATTGTTCATATTCAAGCCGATTTTGTCATCAATATCCGTCTCCTCGGCATCTTCGCCGTACGCATCAACGCCATTGTCATCGCAGACGGAGAGCTCCGGTTCTGTGGATGGGATTTCCGCAAGTGGGTCCACAGAGTTTTGCTTGTTTCTCTATGCTTGGAAGTTTGAGTAG
- the LOC115749563 gene encoding uncharacterized protein LOC115749563: MIAAICSAWLLESRMNKNKGEGNGGGSIAVPVMNVRRARMWKQRQAAWLFHHVGLDATSLLFADEVDLESLMMAGKLSILVVGQDVLKTNGEVGSQCTVLTDNYCEEAYDLLETKVLNRLLLAGVLLDTQNLTATGKLSTARDAEAVQLLLVGSAPSYRTTLFDQLMQDPQDDTFTEALQQNYGKPPNDSGSIAGSRMDQRVPERKSTSVHSKESIKKGPETNQHDTKTAKTDRVSPKPDKQSSNPVQPPKKESDAGRGKNTFFLARWFGFGSK; the protein is encoded by the exons ATGATAGCTGCAATATGTTCTGCATGGCTGTTGGAGAGTAGGATGAACAAGAACAAGGGAGAAGGCAATGGAGGAGGGTCCATTGCGGTGCCCGTGATGAACGTCAGGAGAGCGAGGATGTGGAAGCAACGCCAGGCTGCTTGGCTCTTTCACCATGTTGGTCTTGATGCCACCTCCTTACTATTTGCCGATGAG GTGGATTTGGAAAGTCTAATGATGGCTGGAAAATTAAGCATTCTTGTGGTTGGGCAAGATGTCCTCAAAACAAATGGTGAG GTTGGATCTCAATGCACAGTTCTTACAGATAATTACTGTGAAGAAGCTTATGATCTGCTCGAAACTAAAGTGCTCAACAGACTTTTG CTGGCGGGAGTACTGCTAGACACTCAAAACCTAACTGCAACTGGTAAATTGTCTACCGCAAGAGATGCTGAAGCTGTACAGCTGCTATTAGTTGGGTCAGCCCCCAGTTACAGAACTACTCTCTTTGATCAAC TGATGCAGGATCCACAAGATGACACCTTTACTGAGGCCTTGCAGCAAAATTATGGGAAGCCTCCAAATGACA GTGGTTCCATTGCTGGATCTAGGATGGACCAAAGGGTTCCTGAAAGAAAGTCTACCTCTGTCCATTCCAAAGAAAGCATTAAGAAAGGTCCCGAGACAAATCAGCATGATACTAAAACTGCAAAAACCGACAGGGTTTCCCCAAAACCAG ATAAGCAAAGTTCAAATCCTGTACAACCTCCAAAAAAAGAATCCGATGCTGGTCGAGGAAAGAATACGTTCTTCCTGGCCAGGTGGTTTGGTTTTGGTTCAAAATGA